The Shewanella zhangzhouensis genome has a window encoding:
- a CDS encoding SIMPL domain-containing protein (The SIMPL domain is named for its presence in mouse protein SIMPL (signalling molecule that associates with mouse pelle-like kinase). Bacterial member BP26, from Brucella, was shown to assemble into a channel-like structure, while YggE from E. coli has been associated with resistance to oxidative stress.) — protein MKKTLTALGVSALFAVTALTSSAQANEFPTLDTTGVAELKVTPDTAVISVEVVSKGKDPRYVKGASDKAVAGFIKRLEAAGVKREQIESANLIINPEYKYHKDAEPQLIGYGANRRVTVRITDVSRVNEIVDSALTEGINRVGNISFELSDDSAARARVRELAIADAKSKAESLAQGFGAKIQGVWHIRYYDQGPVRPVMYKAAMMEADNGVGQSYQSGDITLSDRVEVTYRLKD, from the coding sequence ATGAAAAAAACTCTGACAGCCCTCGGCGTGAGTGCCCTGTTTGCCGTGACAGCCCTGACTTCATCAGCACAGGCAAACGAGTTCCCCACTTTGGACACCACGGGAGTCGCCGAGCTGAAAGTGACGCCCGACACCGCCGTTATCTCGGTTGAGGTGGTATCCAAAGGTAAGGACCCCCGTTATGTAAAGGGCGCTTCTGACAAGGCCGTGGCCGGTTTTATCAAGCGTTTGGAAGCCGCCGGTGTGAAGCGCGAGCAGATTGAAAGTGCCAATCTCATCATCAATCCAGAGTACAAGTACCACAAGGATGCCGAGCCTCAGCTGATAGGTTATGGCGCCAATCGCCGGGTGACGGTGCGCATCACAGATGTGTCCAGAGTGAATGAAATAGTGGACTCGGCGCTGACCGAAGGCATCAACCGGGTGGGCAATATCAGCTTTGAGCTCAGCGATGACAGCGCCGCCCGAGCCAGGGTGCGGGAGCTTGCCATTGCCGATGCCAAGTCCAAGGCCGAGTCCCTGGCCCAGGGCTTTGGCGCCAAAATTCAGGGGGTGTGGCATATCCGCTACTACGATCAGGGGCCGGTTCGCCCGGTGATGTACAAAGCGGCCATGATGGAGGCCGACAATGGGGTAGGGCAGAGCTATCAGTCCGGTGACATTACCCTGTCGGACAGGGTCGAAGTGACTTATCGACTGAAAGACTGA